From the genome of Triticum aestivum cultivar Chinese Spring chromosome 3B, IWGSC CS RefSeq v2.1, whole genome shotgun sequence, one region includes:
- the LOC123064604 gene encoding LEAF RUST 10 DISEASE-RESISTANCEUS RECEPTOR-LIKE PROTEIN KINASE-like 2.3 isoform X1 gives MHLRALLSVLAATCLLLHQLTTPAAAAVATCSPKACGNVTIQYPFWLTDAAQPAPCGPSAFQVDCRGGRASLARSFRGGYKLLSVSYADRAVVVANDNVQTDDAGCPVPKIDVSASLSLAPFSASAANRQLLFLFNCTNPAAAGFVDVICPGTTAVVRLDARYNNTDARAVAAGCDYAVVPVAGSTSPGASAGVEYPRLLREGYLLQWRAPAGDCGTCGASGGQCGYDSDAEAFACVCADGSSRPARCDGKKSSNKVILIVSLSVTIGLILLACLVIALKFHRQIRSMSFVSNIMDKNIKADNANVEKLIKKYGSLAPRRYRYSELKKITSNFKHKLGEGGYGAVFLGTLGDRRAVAVKFLHHSRPNGEDFLNEVISIGRTSHVNIVTLLGFCLEGSKRALVYEHMPNGSLDRYIYSSPSSKPEPPATRLEWETLQEIASGVARGLEYLHEGCNTRIIHFDVKPHNVLLDEGFRPKVADFGMAKLCDPTESILSMADARGTVGFIAPEVFSRGFGVVSAKSDVYSYGMLLLEMVGGRSNVKAYAAAKETDMFFPLWIYDHLLGNGGVLVARQEGGGDAEEETIARKMALVGLWCIQTVPASRPSMAKVLEMLERSIDELAMPPRPYHPSSPSNSPSLSHSLPSSYPSSASGFTQGSRSFTTESTK, from the exons ATGCATCTACGAGCGCTCCTCTCCGTCCTAGCAGCGACATGCTTGCTGCTGCACCAATTGaccacgccggcggcggcggccgtggcgaCGTGTTCGCCAAAGGCTTGCGGTAACGTGACCATCCAGTACCCGTTCTGGCTCACGGACGCCGCCCAGCCCGCGCCGTGCGGCCCGTCGGCGTTCCAGGTGGACTGCCGCGGCGGGCGCGCGTCGCTGGCCCGCTCCTTCCGCGGCGGGTACAAGCTCCTCAGCGTCTCCTACGCCGACCGCGCCGTGGTCGTGGCCAACGACAACGTGCAGACGGACGACGCCGGCTGCCCCGTGCCCAAGATCGACGTCTCCGCCAGCCTCAGCCTCGCgcccttctccgccagcgccgccaACCgccagctcctcttcctcttcaactGCACGAACCCCGCGGCGGCCGGGTTCGTCGACGTCATCTGCCCCGGGACGACTGCCGTGGTTCGGCTCGACGCGCGGTACAACAACACCGACGCGAGGGCCGTGGCTGCCGGGTGCGACTACGCCGTGGTGCCGGTGGCCGGGTCCACGTCGCCGGGCGCCAGCGCTGGGGTGGAGTACCCGCGGCTGCTGAGGGAAGGGTACCTTCTGCAGTGGAGGGCGCCGGCCGGGGACTGCGGCACGTGCGGCGCTAGCGGCGGCCAGTGCGGGTACGACTCCGACGCCGAGGCGTTCGCGTGCGTTTGCGCCGACGGCTCATCGCGACCGGCGAGATGCG ATGGGAAGAAATCCAGCAACAAGGTCATCCTGATAG tATCACTCTCTGTCACGATTGGTCTGATCCTGTTGGCATGCCTCGTCATCGCCTTGAAGTTTCATCGACAAATCCGCAGCATGAGTTTTGTATCCAACATCATGGACAAAAACATCAAAGCTGACAACGCAAACGTTGAGAAGCTGATCAAGAAGTACGGCTCCCTGGCTCCCCGGAGGTACAGGTACTCGGAGCTTAAGAAGATAACCAGCAATTTCAAGCACAAGCTCGGCGAAGGCGGCTACGGCGCGGTGTTCCTCGGCACTCTCGGTGACCGGCGGGCGGTCGCCGTCAAGTTCCTGCACCACTCCAGGCCCAACGGCGAGGATTTCCTCAACGAGGTGATCAGCATCGGCCGGACGTCCCACGTCAACATCGTCACCTTGCTCGGGTTCTGCCTCGAGGGCTCCAAGCGCGCCCTCGTCTACGAGCACATGCCCAACGGCTCCCTCGACAGGTACATCTACTCGTCACCGTCGTCGAAGCCAGAGCCCCCGGCGACAAGACTCGAATGGGAGACGCTTCAGGAGATCGCGTCGGGGGTGGCACGGGGGCTGGAGTACCTGCACGAGGGGTGCAACACGCGCATCATCCACTTCGACGTGAAGCCGCACAACGTGCTGCTGGATGAAGGGTTCCGGCCCAAGGTGGCCGACTTCGGAATGGCCAAGCTGTGCGACCCCACGGAGAGCATCCTGTCCATGGCCGACGCCAGGGGCACCGTGGGGTTCATCGCGCCGGAGGTCTTCTCCCGGGGGTTTGGGGTCGTGTCCGCCAAGTCCGACGTGTATAGCTACGGGATGCTGCTGCTGGAGATGGTCGGGGGCCGGAGCAACGTCAAGGCCTACGCCGCCGCCAAGGAGACCGACATGTTCTTCCCGCTCTGGATCTACGATCACCTGCTCGGCAACGGCGGCGTGCTGGTCGCGCGACAGGAGGGTGGAGGCGACGCCGAGGAGGAGACCATCGCGAGGAAAATGGCGTTGGTCGGGCTGTGGTGCATACAGACCGTTCCGGCGAGCCGGCCGTCGATGGCCAAAGTGCTGGAGATGCTGGAGAGGAGCATCGACGAGCTGGCCATGCCGCCGAGGCCGTACCACCCTTCTTCTCCTTCCAACTCTCCTTCTCTGTCGCACTCACTGCCGTCGAGCTATCCATCTTCTGCATCGGGCTTCACTCAAGG ATCAAGATCGTTTACAACAGAGAGCACAAAATAA
- the LOC123064604 gene encoding LEAF RUST 10 DISEASE-RESISTANCEUS RECEPTOR-LIKE PROTEIN KINASE-like 2.3 isoform X2 → MHLRALLSVLAATCLLLHQLTTPAAAAVATCSPKACGNVTIQYPFWLTDAAQPAPCGPSAFQVDCRGGRASLARSFRGGYKLLSVSYADRAVVVANDNVQTDDAGCPVPKIDVSASLSLAPFSASAANRQLLFLFNCTNPAAAGFVDVICPGTTAVVRLDARYNNTDARAVAAGCDYAVVPVAGSTSPGASAGVEYPRLLREGYLLQWRAPAGDCGTCGASGGQCGYDSDAEAFACVCADGSSRPARCDGKKSSNKVILIVSLSVTIGLILLACLVIALKFHRQIRSMSFVSNIMDKNIKADNANVEKLIKKYGSLAPRRYRYSELKKITSNFKHKLGEGGYGAVFLGTLGDRRAVAVKFLHHSRPNGEDFLNEVISIGRTSHVNIVTLLGFCLEGSKRALVYEHMPNGSLDRYIYSSPSSKPEPPATRLEWETLQEIASGVARGLEYLHEGCNTRIIHFDVKPHNVLLDEGFRPKVADFGMAKLCDPTESILSMADARGTVGFIAPEVFSRGFGVVSAKSDVYSYGMLLLEMVGGRSNVKAYAAAKETDMFFPLWIYDHLLGNGGVLVARQEGGGDAEEETIARKMALVGLWCIQTVPASRPSMAKVLEMLERSIDELAMPPRPYHPSSPSNSPSLSHSLPSSYPSSASGFTQGYASQP, encoded by the exons ATGCATCTACGAGCGCTCCTCTCCGTCCTAGCAGCGACATGCTTGCTGCTGCACCAATTGaccacgccggcggcggcggccgtggcgaCGTGTTCGCCAAAGGCTTGCGGTAACGTGACCATCCAGTACCCGTTCTGGCTCACGGACGCCGCCCAGCCCGCGCCGTGCGGCCCGTCGGCGTTCCAGGTGGACTGCCGCGGCGGGCGCGCGTCGCTGGCCCGCTCCTTCCGCGGCGGGTACAAGCTCCTCAGCGTCTCCTACGCCGACCGCGCCGTGGTCGTGGCCAACGACAACGTGCAGACGGACGACGCCGGCTGCCCCGTGCCCAAGATCGACGTCTCCGCCAGCCTCAGCCTCGCgcccttctccgccagcgccgccaACCgccagctcctcttcctcttcaactGCACGAACCCCGCGGCGGCCGGGTTCGTCGACGTCATCTGCCCCGGGACGACTGCCGTGGTTCGGCTCGACGCGCGGTACAACAACACCGACGCGAGGGCCGTGGCTGCCGGGTGCGACTACGCCGTGGTGCCGGTGGCCGGGTCCACGTCGCCGGGCGCCAGCGCTGGGGTGGAGTACCCGCGGCTGCTGAGGGAAGGGTACCTTCTGCAGTGGAGGGCGCCGGCCGGGGACTGCGGCACGTGCGGCGCTAGCGGCGGCCAGTGCGGGTACGACTCCGACGCCGAGGCGTTCGCGTGCGTTTGCGCCGACGGCTCATCGCGACCGGCGAGATGCG ATGGGAAGAAATCCAGCAACAAGGTCATCCTGATAG tATCACTCTCTGTCACGATTGGTCTGATCCTGTTGGCATGCCTCGTCATCGCCTTGAAGTTTCATCGACAAATCCGCAGCATGAGTTTTGTATCCAACATCATGGACAAAAACATCAAAGCTGACAACGCAAACGTTGAGAAGCTGATCAAGAAGTACGGCTCCCTGGCTCCCCGGAGGTACAGGTACTCGGAGCTTAAGAAGATAACCAGCAATTTCAAGCACAAGCTCGGCGAAGGCGGCTACGGCGCGGTGTTCCTCGGCACTCTCGGTGACCGGCGGGCGGTCGCCGTCAAGTTCCTGCACCACTCCAGGCCCAACGGCGAGGATTTCCTCAACGAGGTGATCAGCATCGGCCGGACGTCCCACGTCAACATCGTCACCTTGCTCGGGTTCTGCCTCGAGGGCTCCAAGCGCGCCCTCGTCTACGAGCACATGCCCAACGGCTCCCTCGACAGGTACATCTACTCGTCACCGTCGTCGAAGCCAGAGCCCCCGGCGACAAGACTCGAATGGGAGACGCTTCAGGAGATCGCGTCGGGGGTGGCACGGGGGCTGGAGTACCTGCACGAGGGGTGCAACACGCGCATCATCCACTTCGACGTGAAGCCGCACAACGTGCTGCTGGATGAAGGGTTCCGGCCCAAGGTGGCCGACTTCGGAATGGCCAAGCTGTGCGACCCCACGGAGAGCATCCTGTCCATGGCCGACGCCAGGGGCACCGTGGGGTTCATCGCGCCGGAGGTCTTCTCCCGGGGGTTTGGGGTCGTGTCCGCCAAGTCCGACGTGTATAGCTACGGGATGCTGCTGCTGGAGATGGTCGGGGGCCGGAGCAACGTCAAGGCCTACGCCGCCGCCAAGGAGACCGACATGTTCTTCCCGCTCTGGATCTACGATCACCTGCTCGGCAACGGCGGCGTGCTGGTCGCGCGACAGGAGGGTGGAGGCGACGCCGAGGAGGAGACCATCGCGAGGAAAATGGCGTTGGTCGGGCTGTGGTGCATACAGACCGTTCCGGCGAGCCGGCCGTCGATGGCCAAAGTGCTGGAGATGCTGGAGAGGAGCATCGACGAGCTGGCCATGCCGCCGAGGCCGTACCACCCTTCTTCTCCTTCCAACTCTCCTTCTCTGTCGCACTCACTGCCGTCGAGCTATCCATCTTCTGCATCGGGCTTCACTCAAGGGTACGCATCTCAGCCGTAG